The following are encoded in a window of Panicum virgatum strain AP13 chromosome 5N, P.virgatum_v5, whole genome shotgun sequence genomic DNA:
- the LOC120673383 gene encoding serine/threonine protein kinase OSK1-like isoform X2, translating to MHPHIIRLYEVIDTPADIYVVMEYVKSGELFDYIVEKGRLQEDEARRFFQQIISGVEYCHRNMVVHRDLKPENLLLDSKCNVKIADFGLSNVMRDGHFLKTSCGSPNYAAPEVISGKLYAGPEVDVWSCGVILYALLCGTLPFDDENIPNLFKKIKGGIYTLPSHLSGAARDLIPRMLVVDPMKRITIREIREHDWFKIHLPRYLTVPPPDSAQQVKKIDEETLHEVIGMGYDKNLLVESIQNRLQNEATVAYYLLLDNRLRTTSGYLGAECQEVMDSSFSNIASYETPSSARGNRQQIFMDSPVGLRQHFPAERKWALGLQSRAHPREIMTEVLKALQELNVYWKKIGHYNMKCRWNPGFPGQIHNNHNFSAESIGTDGLSERLNLIKFEIQLYKTRDEKYLLDLQRVSGPQLLFLDLCAAFLAQLRVL from the exons ATGCACCCACATATCATTCGCCTCTATGAGGTCATAGACACGCCGGCTGATATTTACGTTGTTATGGAGTATGTTAAGTCCGGGGAATTGTTTGATTACATTGTTGAGAAAGGTAGGTTGCAGGAGGACGAGGCTCGCCGTTTCTTCCAACAG ATTATATCCGGTGTTGAATATTGCCATAGAAACATGGTGGTGCATCGTGATCTAAAGCCAGAAAACCTCCTATTGGATTCAAAATGCAATGTTAAGATAGCAGATTTTGGTTTAAGTAATGTTATGCGGGATGGTCATTTTCTCAAGACAAGCTGTGGTAGCCCGAATTATGCTGCTCCTGAG GTGATATCTGGTAAACTATATGCTGGTCCTGAAGTTGATGTGTGGAGCTGTGGAGTTATTCTTTATGCGCTTCTATGTGGTACCCTGCCATTTGATGACGAGAACATACCAAACCTTTTTAAGAAAATAAAG GGTGGAATATATACCCTTCCCAGCCATTTGTCAGGTGCAGCAAGAGATTTGATTCCAAGAATGCTGGTTGTTGATCCTATGAAGCGGATTACCATTCGTGAGATTCGTGAACATGATTGGTTCAAAATTCATCTCCCGCGCTATTTGACCGTGCCTCCTCCAGATAGTGCACAACAAGTTAAAAAG ATTGATGAGGAAACTCTCCATGAGGTTATAGGTATGGGGTATGACAAGAATCTGTTGGTGGAGTCAATCCAAAATAGACTGCAAAATGAG GCAACTGTTGCATATTATTTATTGTTGGACAATCGGCTCCGTACAACCAGTGGCTATCTCGGAGCTGAATGCCAAGAAGTTATG GACTCCTCATTCTCAAACATAGCATCATATGAAACACCAAGTTCAGCACGTGGGAATCGGCAGCAAATATTTATGGACTCTCCAGTTGGCTTGAGACAGCATTTTCCAGCTGAAAGGAAATGGGCTCTTGGGCTTCAG TCGCGAGCACATCCCAGAGAAATAATGACTGAAGTGCTGAAAGCTCTGCAAGAATTGAATGTTTACTGGAAAAAGATTGGTCACTATAATATGAAGTGCAGATGGAATCCTGGCTTTCCTGGTCAAATTCATAACAATCATAACTTCAGCGCAGAGTCCATTGGAACTGACGGCTTGAGTGAGAGGTTAAATTTGATCAAGTTTGAAATTCAG CTTTACAAAACAAGAGACGAGAAATACCTCCTTGACTTGCAAAGAGTCAGTGGACCACAACTCCTCTTTCTGGACTTGTGTGCGGCCTTTCTAGCTCAGCTCAGAGTTCTTTGA
- the LOC120673383 gene encoding serine/threonine protein kinase OSK1-like isoform X1, with the protein MEGAGKDGNPLRNYRIGKTLGIGSFGKVKIAEHISTGHKVAIKILNRRKIRGMEMEEKVKREIKILRLFMHPHIIRLYEVIDTPADIYVVMEYVKSGELFDYIVEKGRLQEDEARRFFQQIISGVEYCHRNMVVHRDLKPENLLLDSKCNVKIADFGLSNVMRDGHFLKTSCGSPNYAAPEVISGKLYAGPEVDVWSCGVILYALLCGTLPFDDENIPNLFKKIKGGIYTLPSHLSGAARDLIPRMLVVDPMKRITIREIREHDWFKIHLPRYLTVPPPDSAQQVKKIDEETLHEVIGMGYDKNLLVESIQNRLQNEATVAYYLLLDNRLRTTSGYLGAECQEVMDSSFSNIASYETPSSARGNRQQIFMDSPVGLRQHFPAERKWALGLQSRAHPREIMTEVLKALQELNVYWKKIGHYNMKCRWNPGFPGQIHNNHNFSAESIGTDGLSERLNLIKFEIQLYKTRDEKYLLDLQRVSGPQLLFLDLCAAFLAQLRVL; encoded by the exons ATGGAGGGAGCTGGCAAGGATGGCAACCCGCTGAGGAATTACCGGATTGGTAAGACTCTGGGGATTGGTTCATTCGGTAAGGTCAAAATTGCGGAGCATATAAGTACTGGACACAAGGTGGCAATCAAGATCCTCAACCGTCGTAAAATCAGAGGCATGGAGATGGAAGAAAAAG TTAAGAGAGAGATTAAAATATTGAGGTTATTTATGCACCCACATATCATTCGCCTCTATGAGGTCATAGACACGCCGGCTGATATTTACGTTGTTATGGAGTATGTTAAGTCCGGGGAATTGTTTGATTACATTGTTGAGAAAGGTAGGTTGCAGGAGGACGAGGCTCGCCGTTTCTTCCAACAG ATTATATCCGGTGTTGAATATTGCCATAGAAACATGGTGGTGCATCGTGATCTAAAGCCAGAAAACCTCCTATTGGATTCAAAATGCAATGTTAAGATAGCAGATTTTGGTTTAAGTAATGTTATGCGGGATGGTCATTTTCTCAAGACAAGCTGTGGTAGCCCGAATTATGCTGCTCCTGAG GTGATATCTGGTAAACTATATGCTGGTCCTGAAGTTGATGTGTGGAGCTGTGGAGTTATTCTTTATGCGCTTCTATGTGGTACCCTGCCATTTGATGACGAGAACATACCAAACCTTTTTAAGAAAATAAAG GGTGGAATATATACCCTTCCCAGCCATTTGTCAGGTGCAGCAAGAGATTTGATTCCAAGAATGCTGGTTGTTGATCCTATGAAGCGGATTACCATTCGTGAGATTCGTGAACATGATTGGTTCAAAATTCATCTCCCGCGCTATTTGACCGTGCCTCCTCCAGATAGTGCACAACAAGTTAAAAAG ATTGATGAGGAAACTCTCCATGAGGTTATAGGTATGGGGTATGACAAGAATCTGTTGGTGGAGTCAATCCAAAATAGACTGCAAAATGAG GCAACTGTTGCATATTATTTATTGTTGGACAATCGGCTCCGTACAACCAGTGGCTATCTCGGAGCTGAATGCCAAGAAGTTATG GACTCCTCATTCTCAAACATAGCATCATATGAAACACCAAGTTCAGCACGTGGGAATCGGCAGCAAATATTTATGGACTCTCCAGTTGGCTTGAGACAGCATTTTCCAGCTGAAAGGAAATGGGCTCTTGGGCTTCAG TCGCGAGCACATCCCAGAGAAATAATGACTGAAGTGCTGAAAGCTCTGCAAGAATTGAATGTTTACTGGAAAAAGATTGGTCACTATAATATGAAGTGCAGATGGAATCCTGGCTTTCCTGGTCAAATTCATAACAATCATAACTTCAGCGCAGAGTCCATTGGAACTGACGGCTTGAGTGAGAGGTTAAATTTGATCAAGTTTGAAATTCAG CTTTACAAAACAAGAGACGAGAAATACCTCCTTGACTTGCAAAGAGTCAGTGGACCACAACTCCTCTTTCTGGACTTGTGTGCGGCCTTTCTAGCTCAGCTCAGAGTTCTTTGA